In Choloepus didactylus isolate mChoDid1 chromosome 18, mChoDid1.pri, whole genome shotgun sequence, a single genomic region encodes these proteins:
- the PPP1R9B gene encoding LOW QUALITY PROTEIN: neurabin-2 (The sequence of the model RefSeq protein was modified relative to this genomic sequence to represent the inferred CDS: inserted 1 base in 1 codon): protein MMKTEPRGPGGPLRSASPHRSAYEAGIQALKPPDAPGPDEAPKAAHHKKYGSNVHRIKSMFLQMGTTAGPPGEAGGGAGPAEAPRASERGVRLSLPRASSLNENVDHSALLKLGTSVSERVSRFDSKPAPSAQPAPPPHPPSRLQETRKLFERSVPAATGGDKEAVARRLLRQERAGLQDRKLDVVVRFNGSTEALDKLDADAVSPTVSQLSAVFEKADLRTGLHRGPGPPRAAAAGLPQVNSKLVSKRSRVFQPPPPPPAPSGDAQAEKERGPGGQQPPQHRVAPARPPPKPREVRKIKPVEVEESGESEAEAAPGEVIQAEVTVHAALENGSTVATTSSPAPEEQKPQAASEEEAAAAAAPEKGVGNDRAPDVGPEEVDESKKEDFSEADXVDVSAYSGLGEDSGGSALEEEDEEDEEDGEPPYEPESGCVEIPGLSEEEDPAPSRKIHFSTAPIQVFSTYSNEDYDRRNEDVDPMAASAEYELEKRVERLELFPVELEKDSEGLGISIIGMGAGADMGLEKLGIFVKTVTEGGAAHRDGRIQVNDLLVEVDGTSLVGVTQSFAASVLRNTKGRVRFMIGRERPGEQSEVAQLIQQTLEQERWQREMMEQRYAQYGEDDEETGEYATDEDEELSPTFPGGEMAIEVFELAENEDALSPVDMEPEKLVHKFKELQIKHAVTEAEIQQLKRKLQSLEQEKGRWRVEKAQLEQSVEENKERMEKLEGYWGEAQSLCQAVDEHLRETQAQYQALERKYSKAKRLIKDYQQKEIEFLKKETAQRRVLEESELARKEEMDKLLDKISELEGNLQTLRNSNST, encoded by the exons ATGATGAAGACGGAGCCGCGGGGGCCCGGGGGTCCCCTCCGGAGCGCCTCCCCGCACCGCAGCGCCTACGAGGCAGGCATCCAGGCACTGAAGCCTCCGGACGCGCCCGGGCCCGACGAGGCTCCCAAGGCGGCCCACCACAAGAAATATGGCTCCAACGTCCACCGCATCAAAAGTATGTTCCTGCAGATGGGCACAACGGCGGGGCCGCCGGGCGAGGCGGGCGGCGGCGCGGGCCCAGCCGAGGCCCCGCGGGCGTCCGAGCGCGGCGTGCGCCTGTCGCTGCCGCGGGCCAGCAGCCTGAACGAGAACGTGGACCACAGCGCCCTGCTCAAGCTGGGCACCAGCGTGTCGGAGCGCGTGAGCCGCTTCGACTCCAAGCCCGCGCCCTCGGCACAGCCAGCGCCGCCGCCGCACCCGCCTTCCCGGCTGCAGGAGACGCGGAAGCTGTTCGAACGGAGCGTCCCGGCGGCCACGGGCGGCGACAAGGAGGCCGTGGCGCGGCGGCTGCTGAGGCAGGAGCGCGCCGGCCTGCAGGACCGGAAGCTGGACGTCGTGGTGCGGTTCAACGGCAGCACCGAGGCGCTAGACAAGCTGGACGCCGACGCCGTGTCGCCGACGGTCAGCCAGCTCAGCGCCGTCTTCGAGAAGGCCGACTTGAGGACCGGCCTCCACCGTGGGCCTGGGCCCCCCAGGGCCGCGGCCGCCGGCCTCCCTCAGGTCAACTCGAAGCTGGTCAGTAAGCGGTCCCGGGTGTTCCAGCCACCGCCTCCTCCGCCCGCCCCGTCGGGGGATGCCCAGGCCGAGAAGGAACGCGGCCCCGGAGGGCAACAGCCCCCGCAGCACCGAGTGGCCCCCGCCCGGCCGCCCCCCAAGCCCCGGGAGGTGCGCAAGATTAAGCCTGTGGAGGTGGAGGAGAGCGGGGAGTCGGAGGCCGAGGCGGCGCCTGGGGAAGTGATCCAGGCGGAGGTGACGGTCCACGCGGCCCTGGAGAATGGCAGCACCGTGGCAACCACATCCAGCCCTGCGCCCGAGGAGCAGAAGCCCCAAGCGGCTTCCGaggaggaggcggcggcggcggcggcgccagAGAAGGGGGTGGGCAATGACCGGGCCCCCGACGTGGGCCCCGAGGAGGTGGATGAGTCCAAGAAAGAGGACTTCTCGGAGGCGG TGGTGGACGTGAGCGCCTACAGTGGGCTCGGGGAGGACTCTGGGGGCAGTGCCCTGGAGGAGGAGGACGAAGAGGACGAGGAGGATGGGGAGCCCCCCTACGAGCCCGAGTCGGGGTGCGTGGAGATCCCGGGACTCTCGGAGGAAGAGGACCCGGCCCCGAGCCGCAAGATTCATTTCAGCACGGCGCCCATCCAA GTGTTCAGCACCTACTCCAATGAAGACTACGATCGACGCAACGAGGATGTGGATCCCATGGCCGCCTCCGCCGAGTATGAGCTGGAAAAGCGGGTGGAGAGGTTGGAGCTCTTCCCTGTGGAGCTGGAGAAGG ACTCCGAGGGCCTGGGCATCAGCATCATCGGCATGGGGGCCGGGGCGGACATGGGCCTGGAGAAGCTGGGCATCTTCGTCAAGACCGTGACTGAGGGCGGTGCAGCCCACCGGGATGGCAG GATCCAGGTGAATGACCTCCTGGTGGAGGTGGATGGGACGAGTCTGGTGGGTGTGACCCAGAGCTTTGCAGCCTCCGTGCTCCGGAACACCAAGGGCCGAGTGCG GTTTATGATTGGCCGGGAGCGGCCGGGAGAGCAGAGCGAGGTGGCCCAGCTCATCCAGCAGACCCTGGAACAGGAGCGATGGCAGCGGGAAATGATGGAGCAGAGATACGCCCAGTACGGGGAGGATGACGAGGAG ACGGGAGAGTATGCCACCGACGAGGATGAGGAGCTGAGCCCCACGTTCCCGGGTGGCGAGATGGCCATTGAGGTGTTCGAGCTGGCAGAGAACGAGGACGCACTGTCCCCTGTGGACATGGAGCCCGAGAAGCTGGTGCACAAGTTCAAGGAG CTCCAGATCAAGCATGCCGTCACCGAGGCAGAGATCCAGCAGCTGAAAAGAAAG CTGCAGAGCCTAGAGCAGGAGAAGGGGCGGTGGCGGGTGGAGAAGGCCCAGCTGGAGCAGAGTGTGGAGGAGAACAAGGAGCGCATGGAGAAGTTGGAAGGCTACTGGGGCGAGGCCCAGAGCCTATGCCAGGCTGTGGACGAGCACCTGCGGGAGACCCAGGCCCAGTACCAGGCCCTGGAGCGCAAGTACAGCAAAGCCAAGCGCCTCATCAAGGACTACCAGCAGAA GGAGATCGAGTTCTTGAAAAAGGAGACCGCGCAGCGTCGGGTACTGGAAGAATCAGAGCTGGCTCGGAAGGAGGAGATGGACAAGCTCCTGGATAAG ATCTCAGAACTGGAAGGAAACCTGCAGACACTGAGGAATTCCAATTCTACTTAA